In Erigeron canadensis isolate Cc75 chromosome 6, C_canadensis_v1, whole genome shotgun sequence, the following are encoded in one genomic region:
- the LOC122605239 gene encoding glucan endo-1,3-beta-glucosidase 2-like, with amino-acid sequence MMKFVGFKVFKIMKFMVVVMLSVALLVVAGDEDASFIGVNIGTDLSDMPHPTQVVALLKSQQIRHIRLYDADRGMLVALANTGIKVAVTIPNEQLLGIGQSNSTAAHWVSQNIIAHYPATNITTICVGSEVFNSLPNAAPILVTALKFIHGALVASNLDRQIKVSTPLASTIILDSFPPSQAFFNHSLNPVLVPLLKFLQSTGSPLMLNIFPYNDYMNSNGVIPLDYALFNPLPANKEAVDANTLLHYSNVFDAMVDAAYYAMAFLNVTNVPVLVTESGWPSKGDPREPDATLDNANTYNSNLIKHIINQTGTPKHPGIPVSTYIYELYNEDTKDGPVSEKNWGLFDANGKPIYTLQLTGSGQTFANDTANQTHCTAKEGADSKMLQAALDWACGPGKVNCSALLQGQACYEPDNVVAHATFAFDSYYHMMGKGEGTCDFNGVAMLTTTDPSHGSCHLFGSDGMNGTFLNSTIADFNSTSSSSWRGRSDYVGAGLLIKVILATLFL; translated from the exons ATGATGAAATTTGTGGGTTTTAAAGTGTTTAAAATCATGAAGTTTATGGTTGTGGTGATGTTATCAGTTGCACTTCTTGTTGTTGCTGGTGATGAAG ATGCATCATTCATTGGGGTGAACATAGGAACTGATCTTTCAGACATGCCACATCCAACACAAGTGGTAGCCCTTCTGAAATCCCAACAAATCCGCCACATTCGGTTATATGACGCCGATCGGGGTATGCTTGTTGCCCTTGCTAATACGGGCATTAAAGTCGCGGTCACTATCCCAAACGAACAACTTCTTGGTATCGGGCAATCAAACTCGACCGCAGCCCATTGGGTATCACAAAACATTATAGCTCATTACCCTGCCACCAATATCACCACCATATGTGTCGGCTCTGAGGTCTTTAACTCCCTCCCGAACGCTGCCCCTATTCTAGTTACCGCTCTTAAGTTCATCCATGGGGCTCTTGTGGCGTCAAACCTTGACCGTCAGATCAAAGTATCAACACCCCTTGCATCAACTATCATTCTTGATTCATTCCCGCCGTCACAAGCCTTTTTTAACCATTCATTAAACCCAGTTTTGGTTCCACTTTTGAAGTTTTTACAGTCTACTGGATCACCACTTATGCTTAACATTTTCCCTTACAACGACTATATGAATTCCAACGGCGTGATACCACTAGATTATGCACTTTTTAATCCTTTGCCTGCAAATAAAGAAGCTGTGGATGCAAACACCCTTTTACATTACTCCAATGTTTTTGATGCAATGGTGGATGCTGCTTATTATGCTATGGCTTTCCTCAATGTGACTAATGTTCCGGTTTTGGTAACCGAGTCAGGTTGGCCATCGAAAGGTGACCCGAGAGAGCCCGATGCCACTTTAGACAATGCAAACACGTACAACAGCAACTTGATCAAGCACATTATAAATCAAACCGGGACCCCAAAGCATCCTGGGATCCCGGTCAGTACTTACATTTATGAGCTCTATAATGAAGATACTAAAGACGGGCCTGTCTCAGAGAAGAATTGGGGATTGTTCGATGCAAACGGGAAACCAATTTACACACTGCAGTTGACTGGCTCGGGTCAAACTTTTGCTAATGACACTGCAAACCAGACTCATTGTACTGCAAAGGAAGGCGCTGACTCGAAAATGCTGCAAGCAGCTTTGGATTGGGCTTGTGGGCCCGGGAAGGTGAACTGTTCCGCTTTGTTGCAAGGCCAAGCTTGTTATGAACCAGATAATGTGGTTGCACACGCAACGTTTGCTTTTGATAGTTATTATCATATGATGGGAAAGGGTGAGGGGACTTGTGACTTCAACGGTGTCGCAATGCTGACCACCACGGATCCAA GTCATGGATCTTGTCACCTTTTTGGAAG tGATGGGATGAACGGAACATTTTTGAACAGCACAATAGCGGATTTTAATTCTACAAGCTCGTCAAGCTGGAGGGGACGCAGTGACTATGTTGGTGCCGGTCTTTTGATCAAGGTTATTTTGGCCACATTGTTCTTGTGA
- the LOC122605346 gene encoding uncharacterized protein LOC122605346 — MALEWVVLGYAAAAEAVMILLLTLPGLGSLRKGLISVTTSLLKPFLSIVPFCLFLLADIYWKYETRPTCEDSNCSPSEHLRHQKSIMKSQRNALLIASALVFYWILYSVTKMLVKVDQLNQRIERLKNKE; from the coding sequence ATGGCGTTAGAATGGGTGGTTTTAGGCTACGCAGCAGCAGCAGAAGCCGTAATGATCCTCCTCTTAACTCTCCCCGGCCTCGGCTCACTCCGAAAAGGCCTCATTTCCGTCACCACATCTCTCTTAAAACCGTTTTTATCCATCGTTCCTTTTTGTCTATTTTTACTGGCGGATATTTACTGGAAATATGAAACCAGACCTACTTGTGAAGACTCTAACTGTTCTCCTTCTGAACACTTACGTCATCAGAAATCCATCATGAAAAGCCAGCGTAACGCTCTTCTGATTGCCTCAGCGCTTGTTTTTTACTGGATTTTGTATTCTGTTACTAAGATGCTTGTGAAAGTTGATCAACTTAATCAGAGGATTGAGAGGTTGAAGAATAAGGAGTGA
- the LOC122606193 gene encoding probable manganese-transporting ATPase PDR2, with protein MKTTDSGCLAIVLQIEVETTHGKLMRTILFSAERVTANSWETGLFISFVVVFAIIAAGYVLKKGLEDPNRSRYKLLWSCSLIITLVIPPDLPMELPIAVHTSLIALSWIYFVQNLFAYHLPGSPLKLCETLHALFLSLGFFLAGELYKPSPAQQLSPHDWRRQPS; from the exons ATGAAAACTACTGATAGTGGCTGTTTGGCAATTGTTTTACAAATTGAAGTTGAGACAACCCACGGGAAACTGATGCGGACTATTTTGTTTTCAGCAGAGAGG GTTACAGCCAACAGCTGGGAGACTGgactttttatttcatttgtaGTAGTTTTTGCAATTATAGCAGCTGGTTACGTattaaaaaag GGGCTTGAGGACCCAAACAGGAGTAGATACAAGCTCCTTTGGAGCTGCTCCTTAATTATAACTTTGGTGATTCCACCGGATCTGCCAATGGAGTTGCCTATAGCTGTTCACACATCTTTGATTGCGTTATCATGGATATATTTTGTACAAAACCTTTTCGCATACCATTTGCCGGGAAG TCCATTGAAGTTGTGTGAAACACTCCATGCACTGTTTCTCTCGCTGGGTTTCTTTCTTGCGGGAGAGTTATATAAGCCATCACCGGCTCAGCAGCTGTCCCCACACGATTGGAGGAGACAACCAAGTTGA
- the LOC122604570 gene encoding receptor kinase-like protein Xa21: MNKLLLLTAGFAAVLGMLESGILRIFRRWVGSIKLSCDMLAALQLWSPTLATVSFAINHTDHLAILAIKSSIIHDPQNVLDSWNTSFHFCQWQGVTCGRRHRRVTRLDLNLEALLRRDTSFLWKLHFSQNFIGPMYNLQLISFGFNHLYGTIPQFLLNLTSLKVLSIPNNSISGSLPKDIGLELPNLKILYIWGNKFTGSIPFSFFNCSNLLELELSDNRFTGKINIDLRRMPNLQVVGLGPNSLGSSEPDEMNFIDSMVNCSKLEIIYLGTNQLTGVLPNSIGNLSSQLIALSFSRNFIYGTLPSGIGNLVKLERLLIDSN; the protein is encoded by the exons atgaaCAAGTTGCTGCTATTAACTGCCGGTTTTGCTGCAGTTTTAGGGATGCTCGAGTCTGGTATTTTAAGGATATTTAGGCGATGGGTTGGTAGTATAAAACTATCTTGTGACATGTTAG CGGCATTGCAGTTATGGTCTCCAACACTTGCAACCGTTTCATTTGCCATAAACCATACCGATCATCTTGCAATTCTGGCTATCAAGTCGAGCATCATTCATGACCCCCAAAATGTTCTTGACTCGTGGAATACGTCTTTCCATTTCTGTCAATGGCAAGGTGTTACATGTGGTCGTCGGCATCGTAGAGTCACCAGATTAGACTTGAATCTCGAGGCTTTGCTG AGGAGGGATACCAGCTTTCTTTGGAAACTTCACTTCTCTCAAAACTTTATAGGTCCAATGTACAACTTGCAACTAATTAGTTTTGGTTTTAACCATCTCTATGGTACGATCCCTCAATTCTTACTTAATTTAACATCTTTAAAAGTTCTTAGCATACCAAATAACTCAATTAGTGGAAGTTTACCAAAAGATATAGGCTTGGAGCTACCCAATCTTAAGATTCTTTACATATGGGGTAACAAATTTACCGGAAGCATACCTTTCTCATTTTTTAATTGTTCAAACTTGTTAGAACTTGAGTTGAGCGACAATAGATTTACTGGGAAGATAAACATAGATTTAAGACGTATGCCAAATCTTCAAGTTGTTGGGTTAGGCCCTAACAGTCTAGGGAGTTCGGAACCTGATGAGATGAACTTCATTGATTCAATGGTCAATTGTAGTAAACTAGAAATAATATATCTTGGTACGAACCAATTGACTGGAGTTCTTCCCAACTCTATTGGCAATCTCTCATCTCAACTAATAGCTCTATCATTTAGTAGAAACTTCATTTATGGGACCTTGCCCTCTGGAATTGGCAATCTTGTGAAGTTAGAGCGATTACTTATAGACTCTAATTAG
- the LOC122606302 gene encoding uncharacterized protein LOC122606302, translated as MRPGDSTVNSQLIEVTDYTFHQVVLSPTLLFKLNRNANQGWQTTAVVFGRKENAKVNVTYHYYGVDGLNGRVACGFEGIGWRNFCSQNNLCPGYKLKFTNNADLTFTVDVFGPNGNIVDVHKEVFTDNKEMNFWPSSSDDDEPKSHKCRHAHPAHSKRVSHFFQTIRHHTVARNEMTVPKFFVRKHKLFNYGNGILHFGQLNFPFHLAPRLDARRPRDLTHQVMIMDWTYFMGHTRVEEDEKSRFQFNPDDNHEDGTLHLDVC; from the exons ATGAGGCCTGGTGACTCTACTGTTAACAGTCAGCTGATTGAAGTAACCGATTACACATTTCATCAAGTG GTGCTTTCTCCCACCCTGCTCTTTAAGTTGAACAGAAACGCTAATCAAGGTTGGCAAACTACTGCTGTTGTTTTCGGAAGGAAGGAAAATGCAAAAGTCAATGTAACCTATCACTATTATGGCGTGGATGGTCTGAATGGAAGGGTTGCTTGTGGTTTTGAAGGGATTGGGTGGAGGAACTTTTGTTCACAGAATAATCTTTGTCCGGGTTACAAACTTAAATTCACCAACAACGCCGACTTGACATTCACAGTAGATGTGTTTGGACCTAATGGAAATATTGTTGATGTTCATAAGGAAG TGTTCACTGACAATAAGGAGATGAACTTCTGGCCATCTTCTTCGGATGATGATGAGCCAAAATCCCACAAGTGTAGGCATGCTCATCCTGCTCACTCCAAACGTGTTTCACACTTCTTCCAGACAATCCGCCATCACACTGTTGCAAGGAATGAAATG ACTGTCCCAAAGTTCTTTGTCCGAAAGCATAAGCTGTTCAACTATGGTAATGGGATTCTTCACTTTGGTCAACTTAATTTCCCATTCCATTTGGCTCCAAGGCTGGATGCAAGGAGGCCAAGAGATCTTACTCACCAAGTTATGATCATGGACTGGACGTACTTCATGGGACATACAAGAGTGGAGGAAGATGAGAAATCGAGGTTTCAGTTCAATCCGGATGACAACCACGAAGATGGAACACTTCACTTGGATGTGTGTTAA